In Toxoplasma gondii ME49 chromosome II, whole genome shotgun sequence, the genomic stretch ACACGAATGAAGCAATAACGTCGATGACTTTTCTTGAATCAAGTGTTTGCGGATCTGCTCTGTATTTCGCTAAGCCACCATCTGCTGTGTCCACCGCTGCAACACACTGTTGCTGGTTGCAGTGGGCCAGCCTCCAGACATATCGCTAGTGAGATGCCAACTAGTGACGGTGGCCGTCAATATTCCACAGAATCGCTGAAGGCCACTGAACCGCGGTTCCTGCCACGAGCAACACGAATCGCTAATGGTCAATCATATCAGAATTCGATTTATCCCGATAGTGGAACGCAAGTGGGCCGATCTAAACACTTACAGATTCCTCCAGGTAGATTCCGGATTGTGTTTCACCTCTCAGCCGGCAAGAAAATCTCGTAATATACAAATTCGGGTATTCGCAGCGCAGACACGCACGTGAAGAACCGGATATTGCTAGTTGATCGGGATGCACACTTGCTCACTTTACCACCAGAGGTTATTGCTATCGCTCTGCGACCTCATGAATGGTTTGTCACGAAATGTGGACGTGCTCGAAACATGATCGTAAAGGTCTGGGGCCTGACACTCAGAACCATAATACTTACAGATGCCCGAGCGACTTGAACAACGTGGGCAACAAAAACCGAAGGTGCAATTTCGTTCCACTTCTGTGCTGTCTTGAGCAACAACAGGTGTGTGAGGAACGCTAAGCGAAGGGCACGCCCAACGACAGCAGGCACACGAAGACGGCCGAGAATCAATGCTGAGCAAACAGTCGGCCGACAGCGACCGACCTAACGCAGATCCTCCACGTGGGGGACATGGGCTGAATCGCCTTGATCTACCACTAACTAGAAGCGCTTCACAATGAGGCAACACATAAGACGGTGAGCACTGGCGTTCTTGTGGTCCGTAGTAACGGGAAAGCTTTGGCGGAAGAGCGCACGCTGCACCTCTGTGAATGGGTGTTCGTGGTCTATGCTCAGCTAAGCTCCAGCAGATGGGTGGCGGATTACATGACGCGAACGTTACCCGCATAAGAGAACTGCAACAACGCTCGTCAGAGGGGCTGGTGGCGGAGCAAACACCTGTCAACAGATCGGTGCTTGTAGTCAACGAAGTGCGAGATGATGAGCAAGACGAGAAGCATGTTACCGATGGAGAGCCAGCAGACGACATGGAGCCCGATTTTGAAGAGCAAGATGACGAAGATTCTGTCATTGATAAAGAGCAAGTCGAAGACGCAGGGCACGGGCCTGAAGAACAGCTGGTGGctgatgaagaagagataCTAGATGTGCAAGAGTCGGCTCGGCAACAGTAGGAACGTTCTTTTCGTTGTTTGCCTGCGACGCGCAGGGGACACAGTGATGACAATACGGGTACGGATGAATGAGGAGAGGTCGGCTGTGC encodes the following:
- a CDS encoding hypothetical protein (encoded by transcript TGME49_297300), coding for MGGGLHDANVTRIRELQQRSSEGLVAEQTPVNRSVLVVNEVRDDEQDEKHVTDGEPADDMEPDFEEQDDEDSVIDKEQVEDAGHGPEEQLVADEEEILDVQESARQQ